A DNA window from Helianthus annuus cultivar XRQ/B chromosome 15, HanXRQr2.0-SUNRISE, whole genome shotgun sequence contains the following coding sequences:
- the LOC110913714 gene encoding extensin-like, whose protein sequence is MCYIGKATKIFIFIVAVIVVTGLVVGLGILGRNVNPKSRNCSGEDCSFSDYSPPSPLQFPFPSVPEPNAYNPPDSTVGSATSPPPPETSPPLNNQSPSPPSLDFQSPPPPSVNKQSPPPPSVNKQSPPPPSHVPGSVTTPPATVTAAPPQAVKVSPGPTNSS, encoded by the coding sequence ATGTGTTACATCGGTAAAGCAACGAAGATCTTCATCTTCATCGTTGCGGTTATTGTCGTCACCGGCCTTGTTGTCGGACTCGGCATACTTGGCCGGAATGTTAACCCTAAGTCTCGTAACTGCTCCGGCGAAGACTGCTCATTTTCCGATTACTCTCCTCCGTCACCGTTACAGTTTCCGTTTCCCTCCGTACCTGAGCCTAATGCATATAACCCACCTGATTCAACTGTCGGTTCCGCCACCTCTCCACCACCACCGGAAACCTCTCCACCACTTAATAACCAATCGCCGTCACCTCCGTCGCTTGATTTTCAATCGCCGCCACCTCCGTCGGTTAATAAGCAATCGCCGCCACCTCCGTCGGTTAATAAGCAATCGCCGCCGCCTCCGTCACATGTTCCGGGTTCTGTAACTACTCCTCCGGCGACAGTTACCGCTGCTCCGCCGCAAGCGGTTAAGGTGTCTCCAGGTCCGACGAATTCTTCCTAA